The DNA region AATAGCATCTGCGTTGCCCGTGTGGATTCTCCTCCAGCCAAGGGACTACCTCAACGCTTACATACTGTGGTTCGGTCTCATCCTCGGAGGCCTAGCCTTCATCATAGTGGGCATCAAGGGCGTCGGCGGTTTCTCAGTACCGGGCTTTACAACGTGGAGCGCCAAGGTCATAGGTAACGCCAAGCTCGGTCTGGCGGGTATAAAGCCATCCCCGTTCTGGCCAACGATACCGCTGGTAATCGCATGTGGTGCCCTCAGCGGGTTCCATTCTATCGTCGGTTCCGGAACCACCTCGAAACAGCTTGACAACGAGCTCCACGGCCTTATGGTTGGTTACGGCGGAATGTTCACGGAGGGATTCCTCTCAACCATAGTCATCTCCTCGATAGCGGTCTTTGGTCTTCAAGTCTTCAAGGACCTCAACATACCGGTAAACTACGGTAACTGGGGGCAGCAGTACGCCTACCAGGTTGTCTCCCATGGGCTCAAGGTTAAGATATTCGCCCTCAGCTATGCTTACGGCGTCAACCATGCATTTGGAATCTCCGTCCACGCGGCCGCGCTCTTCGCGAGCCTTTGGGTTGCGGCCTTCGCCTTAACCACCCTCGATACAGCCACGAGACTCGGTCGTTTCGCCTGGCAGGAGATCATGGACATGGTCAACGGACCGAGCATACTCAAGAACAAGTGGATCGCCTCGATTATCCTAGTGGCCTTTGGTATCTACATGGCATGGGGAGGAAGCTTCCTCATCCTGTGGCCCGCCTTCAGCGGCATGAACCAGATGCTGGCAAGCATCGCCCTCATGACGGCATCGCTCTGGGTCGCCAAGGTGCAGAACCCGCACGGCTCCTGGAAGTGGGCGGTCATTATACCAGCGCTGTTCCTGTGGATCACGGTCACGGCGGCCCTCCTATGGTTCCTAGTGGTTGTCAAGCCGGGAATCTGGGTCAGTGTGATAACCATCGTCGGCCTGCTGCTGAACATAATGCTCGTCATCGACTGGTACGCCGCGTGGAAGAAACCCTCCGAGGAGTACGCCGCGATGGCCACATAAACCTTTTGTTTTTCTTTCAATTTTGGGGGTGATCACGTGCAGAAGATAAGGGACTTCTTAAAGGGCTTTGGAGAGGCCTTCAGAGACCAGTCAACGGAGTACATAGAGTTCGAACTGAAGGAGCTTGAGAACGTCTTCGCCCTCGTTCTAATGGGCTCCTTTGTGGGCATACCCTCTCCTCCGACCACCCTTGTCCTCAGGCTGATGCCGTATATGGCGGACGAGATACGTGTCATGGAGAGCCGTGCGGTGAACCTCGACGACGTCTTCGCCCAGGTGGCGGGAATGTTCGACATAGATTGAACGAAGGGGTGGTACAATGCGCGACTATCTGCTCCCGAAGAGGGGCTTCAGGGTTATCTTTGTCATCGGAAAAGGGGGGGTTGGAAAAACGACGACGAGCGCCTCGATATCCATCGCTCTCGCAGAGAGGGGTTACAAAACGCTCGTCGTCTCCCTGGATCCCGCTCACAACCTTGGTGACGTCTTTATGGAAAAACTCAGGGACAAACCGAAGAAGCTGTCTGAAAACCTCTACGCGAGCGAACTCGACATGGAGAAACTTATAGAGGGCTATCTCAAGCACCTTGAAAAGAACCTCAAAAACATGTACCGCTACTTAACCGTCATAAACCTAGAGAAGTACTTTGAGGTCCTCAGCTACTCCCCGGGCATAGAGGAGTACGCCACGCTCGAAGCGGTAAGGGAGATACTCAACGAAAATAGCCAGTGGGACATCATAGTCTTCGACACGCCGCCAACTGGCCTTACTCTCCGCGTTCTGGCCCTGCCGAGGATTTCACTCATCTGGACGGACAAGCTCATCGAGATAAGAAGGAAGATACTCCAGAGAAGGAACGCCGTCGTCAAGATAAAGGGTGAACAGACGTACAACATCGATGGCAGGGAGTACCGGCTACCAAAAGAGGAGGGAGAAGACCCGGTCATGAAGGAGCTCCTCTCATACCGCTCGGACGTGGAGCTAGTAGAGAGAATCATCACAGACCCAGAGAAGACGAGCGTCGTGGCTGTCATGAACCCAGAGATGCTCCCGCTCTACGAGACTGAGAGGGCCGCTGAAAGTCTGCGCAAGTTCAAGATTCCGCTCAACCTCGTAGTCGTGAACAAGGTCATCACCCTGAGGGAGGAGATACCTGAGCTCAGGGTCAAGATGGACGCCCAGAAGGCAGTCCTCAGTGAAATAGATAGGAAGTTTAAGGGTATTGAGGTAATGAAGATACCGATGTTCGCCGAGGAACCGCGCGGGTTGGAATGGCTCAGACGCCTCGGGAGAATGGTCTTTGAAGGGGAGGGCACAGAAGCCGCTTGAAAAGATTGACTACTAGGGAGTACACGTGGGGCCAGTTGAAACACTCCAGAGTCGATTTTCACGCAGGCGGAAAGAACGTGCCCGACGGACCCAGCATGGGAAAGTTTGAAATACAGGACACAAATATAAGGTATTACCGGAATGGTGGTGATCATGGAAATAAGTTCGACCCTGCTGTTCGCCCTTATGGTTGTTGCGGCACTCACATCGATACAGTTCTACAAAGGCAGGAAGCTTAACCTTCAGATCATGCAGCACTACCTCAGAACCATTGAAGAGGTGGTCAAACCCGATGACAAGGAATACGTGTGGCTCGGTGGCTACATAGGATTCCGTGCGAACTACCGGGTGAACAGGGACAACGTGAGAAAGTTCGAGTACACACTCACCCTGCTCCCGAGGCAGAGCCTGCTCTACTTCCCGATAGCGTTGATAACGAGCCGGCATGATAAGATATACTTCGTTGTAAGGCCGTTCTCTCAGATAAAACATGAGATTCACCTGATTCAGAAGGGATACTACAGGATGCGCCCCAACATAGAGAACGAGGACCTTCTCCAGAGGGATACGGTGGTGATCGAGGGTAAGGAGTACGAGGTCCTCTTTGAAAAGAGACGTGATGTGGAAAGCCTCAGGGGACTCATAGCATCGATGTCAAAGCCGGAGAACGTCAAACACGTTTCCCTGACCCCCAAAACCAATGTCCTCTACGTCCTGATGAAGCCGGAGCCAGATACCATAGACCAAGACGTCAGAAAGATACTCGACTTCACCAACCGGAAGCTGAACGAAAGTTCTTTCTCTTCTTAACCCTGGTTCCCACAATCCTTTTATTGCCGGGACCCTTAGAAAATGCCCAGAGCACTATAGTGGGGGATGAAGGTGGACTTTTATAAACTGAAGTCGGGAACACCCGACAGGGGCTGGGTCATCCTAGTTCACGGCCTTGGCGAGCACAGTGGAAGGTACGGTAGGCTCATCTCGATGCTCAACGATGCCGGCTTCGCGGTCTACACATTTGACTGGCCAGGTCACGGGAGGAGCCCGGGCAAGAGGGGACACGCAACTATAGAGGATACCATGGAAATAATCGACTCCATGATCGCTGAAATCGGCGAGAGACCTTTCCTGTTTGGCCACAGTCTCGGCGGCTTAACCGTCATAAGATACGCTGAGACGAGACCGGAAAGGGTAAGGGGTGTCATCGCCTCATCACCTGCCCTAGCCAAGAGCCCAGAAACTCCGGGCTTCATGGTGACCCTCGCGAAGTTCCTCGGGAAAATCGCCCCGGGGATGGTTCTCTCCAACGGGTTGAAGCCGGAACTCCTATCGAGGAACAGAGAGGCGGTGAAGCGCTACATTGAAGACCCACTCGTCCACGACAGGATATCCGCAGCTCTGGGAAGGAGCACCTTCAAGAACATGGAGCTGGCACACAGAGACGCAGGAAGGATAAAGGTTCCAGTGCTGCTAATCGTCGGCACCGGTGATGTCATAACACCGCCCGAGGGCTCGAGGAGGCTTCTGGAGGAGCTCACCGTTGAGGACAAAATGCTCAGGGAGTTCGAAGGAGCTTACCACGAGATATTCGAGGACCCCGAATGGGGCGAGGGGTTCCACGAAACAATTGTTAAGTGGCTGGTTGAAAAATCGTACTTTATGGACCGATAAAAGAGTTCTACTTCCAGCAAACTATTTATCCGGGGCTTTTTTCTTTAACACAGGTGGTACTGTGAAGTGGGAACCGTCGATAATCCTTCTGGCATCTGACGATTTTCTGGTAGAGGGTCTGGCGGAACTGCTCAGGAAGGCCGGATACGCGGAAGCCGGTAGGGAGTACAAGAAGAAGGGAGATGCCAGGCTCATCACGGTCATCGGAGAGAGGGAAAACCCGTTCCACGGGCGGGAAAGGCTCTTGGTTTCTCTTCTCAGGGGAAGGGCCAGGAGCGAGTGGCTCAAGTCAGTATTAAAGAAGCACTATCCGGTGGTTCTCATAGTACTCGACGGAAATCTGTCAGAGCTGGAACTGAAGGGGGTAAAGGTGTTGGGCCCCAAGTGGCTGGCAGAGGCCTTCAACAGGTACTCCATAGAACCCCCGCGGACGCTCCTCGAAAAGCTAATCGGAGAGAGAAGCAAGGAAGAAGTCGAGTTCAAGGAGTTCATCTTAGACGGGCCGCTCGTGAAGCCCCTAAACACCAAGAGGCTCGTGGAAGAGGCCAGGAGGGTGGCAGCGTACAAGTACAGCTTTTCCCATGAGGCCGCGAAGGTTAAGGCGCTGAGGCTGGAGCTCAGGCCCGTTTACATCGTCTCATGGAGCAGGGAAAGCGATAGCGGAAAGGCCCTCGTGGACGGCGACAGTGTGGTAATGAAAGCGGAGGGGGAGCTGAAGGGTCTAGCTATGAAGGTCCTCCTGGAGGACGTCGCGACGGTCCAGGCTACTGAGGTAGAGATCAAAGAAGCGCCCGGCCCGGAGAGGTTCGTCATCGAGGAGGCGGTCCGGAAGGAGTGGCTCGACCTGAAGGTTATCCAGACGAGGAAGGCCTACGTCCCTGAGGGCGCGGAGCTGGTTCTTGGGGCGGGCAGGAACGAGGTCAGGGTTCATTTCGACTTCAACGAGGGGCGCGTCTGGGCCGAGGCGGAGCTTCTTCCCGATGAGGTTCTCCTGGAGCTTGCCAGAAGGGCCGTCTTTGATGCCACAGGGGAATATCCAGAAGTCATTGAGGCAACGAAGAAGGGCCGCTTCGCAGTTTTCAGAGGGAAAACGAGGCGGTATCTATTTGAGGTGGAGATCAACTCCTACAGCGGCGAGGTTAAGGGAGTCTCTTCCGCCCTGAGCGAGGATGCTATACTGGAAACCCTGCTCGGCAGGTACTCAGACGGCAGGGTAATAGGAATCGAGAGGAAGCCTGAGAGGATCGTGGTGGACCTGATAACTGAGGGAACCGTTAAAGTCCTCTCCCTTGAACCCAGGACCGGAGAGGTTCTGGAGGAGAAAAGCCTAAGCCCGCCGGTGAAGGCTCTTCGGAAGGCCCTCGGAAGCGTTCCAGAATTGGGTCGCCTTGAGCTCAAGTCCTGCAGGGTGACGAACCACGAGACTGTCAGGGCGGAGTTCGAGGGGAGAGGAATAAAGGCGAGCATAACGTACGACGGGTCCAGCGGCGAGATCATCGAGAAGAACGTCGCCATAGAGCGGGACCTGGCAGTGGAGCTGACCCTGGAGCGCTATCCAGGATTCAGGGCTGTCTTCGTTGAGGAATCCGATAAAGGGTTCAGCGTAACCCTTGAGGACGAGAGACAGGTAGTAAAGCTATTCGTGTCAAGGGAAGGCAATCTGGAAGAGACGGACAGGTTCATAAAGGGAAGCGTCATCGAGGAGATAGCCCTTGAAAGAATAGCCGAGGTCGAGCCCAACCCATCGGTGGAGGGGCTGAGGCTCTCGGACCACTGGGAGGTCGAGTTCACCGGTTCGAAGACCTTCGGAAAGCTGGTGATCCACAGGGAAACGGGGGAGGTTCTTTCCTTTGACTACCAGTACATAGAGAGCGCCATAGCGAAGGCATTCGAGAGGTTCGTGGGGGAGAACTACAGGGACAGCGTCTCAATAGAATGGGTCGCCCACAACATCGAGGAGGGCTACGCGAGCATAAAAGGAGTCGGAAGAAAGGGAACGTACTTCGCCAAGTTCAACACCCTGACCGGCGAGCTGCTGGAGCACGACTTCGTCCCTGCTGGAGGGCTGACGTCAAAGCTCAGGCTGGCGCAGGTGGAGGGCAAGTACACGGTTAAATGACTTCCCTCCTGTCTATTATGTGCTCCAGCTCGGGACCCGTCTTTATGAGTCCAACCGGAACACCGACCCTCTCCTCTATCTCCTCAACGAACTCCCTGGCCCTCCTGGGCAGTTCCTCGTAGTCGGTGACACCAAAGGCATCCTTATCGTACTTGTCGAGCATCGTCAGTGCGAGCATTGTCGCACCGTTAATTCTGGCCGAGTAGCGGGCGAACTCAAAGTCGAACCAGCCCACTCTTCTCCTCCTACCTGTGACGGTTCCGTACTCGACAAGACCCAGCCTCTCAGCCTCATCCTGGCTCATCTCGGTCGGGAACGGTCCAGCTCCCACCCTCGTCGGGAAGCTCTTGAAGACCAT from Thermococcus sp. includes:
- a CDS encoding alpha/beta hydrolase; the protein is MKVDFYKLKSGTPDRGWVILVHGLGEHSGRYGRLISMLNDAGFAVYTFDWPGHGRSPGKRGHATIEDTMEIIDSMIAEIGERPFLFGHSLGGLTVIRYAETRPERVRGVIASSPALAKSPETPGFMVTLAKFLGKIAPGMVLSNGLKPELLSRNREAVKRYIEDPLVHDRISAALGRSTFKNMELAHRDAGRIKVPVLLIVGTGDVITPPEGSRRLLEELTVEDKMLREFEGAYHEIFEDPEWGEGFHETIVKWLVEKSYFMDR
- a CDS encoding carbon starvation protein A — encoded protein: MDSAVIVLIAAALYVGLYFSYGKSLQNKVVRADPDRPTPAHKLYDGVDYVPANPVVLYGHHFASIAGAGPIVGPAVAMAWGWIPGLMWVWFGNVFIGAVHDYLSLMSSVRYDGKSVQWIAGKLMSRRTGIAFELYVWFSLVLVIAAFGAVISGIFVSTPGAATASWLFMLVAVILGLLLYRWQVDFKLGTIIGILMLIAVIYIGFKYPIAASKHVWLIALGLYVIIASALPVWILLQPRDYLNAYILWFGLILGGLAFIIVGIKGVGGFSVPGFTTWSAKVIGNAKLGLAGIKPSPFWPTIPLVIACGALSGFHSIVGSGTTSKQLDNELHGLMVGYGGMFTEGFLSTIVISSIAVFGLQVFKDLNIPVNYGNWGQQYAYQVVSHGLKVKIFALSYAYGVNHAFGISVHAAALFASLWVAAFALTTLDTATRLGRFAWQEIMDMVNGPSILKNKWIASIILVAFGIYMAWGGSFLILWPAFSGMNQMLASIALMTASLWVAKVQNPHGSWKWAVIIPALFLWITVTAALLWFLVVVKPGIWVSVITIVGLLLNIMLVIDWYAAWKKPSEEYAAMAT
- a CDS encoding ArsA family ATPase, whose protein sequence is MRDYLLPKRGFRVIFVIGKGGVGKTTTSASISIALAERGYKTLVVSLDPAHNLGDVFMEKLRDKPKKLSENLYASELDMEKLIEGYLKHLEKNLKNMYRYLTVINLEKYFEVLSYSPGIEEYATLEAVREILNENSQWDIIVFDTPPTGLTLRVLALPRISLIWTDKLIEIRRKILQRRNAVVKIKGEQTYNIDGREYRLPKEEGEDPVMKELLSYRSDVELVERIITDPEKTSVVAVMNPEMLPLYETERAAESLRKFKIPLNLVVVNKVITLREEIPELRVKMDAQKAVLSEIDRKFKGIEVMKIPMFAEEPRGLEWLRRLGRMVFEGEGTEAA